In the genome of Treponema pedis, one region contains:
- a CDS encoding IspD/TarI family cytidylyltransferase codes for MKTNKCRFSAVITAAGNSSRMNQDKNSKIKKEYLPLNGNDKNVSVLSECLFKFLNVDIFSKIIITVPKGDLQKAEKIVFSDFRINDLILKNTAELIFIEGGSSRRESVFKALLKLKNTEYVLIHDGARPFVTCDLIKEICKTAEKYGAAVPGYQAVDTQKIVDDKGKIINHLKRSSVFSVQTPQGFNFKKLLDAHSSAARSEKEYTDDSEIYSDFAAPVFVCNGEISNKKITFKEDLQ; via the coding sequence ATGAAGACGAATAAATGCCGATTTTCCGCCGTTATAACGGCGGCGGGAAATTCTTCCAGAATGAATCAGGATAAAAATTCAAAAATAAAAAAAGAATACTTGCCTTTAAACGGAAACGATAAAAACGTTTCCGTTCTTTCGGAATGTCTTTTTAAATTTTTAAATGTTGACATCTTTAGTAAAATAATTATAACCGTCCCGAAAGGAGACTTGCAAAAAGCCGAAAAAATAGTATTTTCGGACTTCAGAATAAATGACCTCATTTTAAAAAATACGGCCGAGCTTATTTTTATAGAAGGCGGTTCTTCAAGAAGAGAGTCCGTTTTTAAAGCCTTATTAAAACTTAAAAATACCGAATATGTACTTATCCATGACGGGGCGAGACCCTTCGTAACTTGCGATTTGATTAAAGAAATTTGTAAGACCGCGGAAAAATACGGGGCTGCCGTTCCGGGTTATCAGGCTGTGGATACTCAAAAAATTGTTGATGATAAAGGAAAAATAATTAACCATCTAAAAAGAAGCTCTGTTTTTTCCGTACAAACTCCGCAGGGTTTTAATTTTAAAAAACTGCTTGACGCCCATTCGTCCGCCGCTCGGAGCGAAAAGGAGTATACCGATGACAGTGAAATTTATTCGGATTTTGCAGCTCCCGTTTTTGTATGTAACGGAGAGATTTCAAATAAAAAAATCACTTTTAAGGAAGATTTACAATGA
- a CDS encoding CarD family transcriptional regulator: MSKKSGFSVKEIVVYPGQGVGSVTEITKREIGGEVIDYYVIYLSESDMTVLVPVTGTERLGIRRIVTKAEAEGALKFLSEVFEPIPIDWKARYQMNMDLFKSGEILNTASVVRSLYQRSKTKELPIQERKLYDSAYRIFQDEIAAAMKLSKSEAESLIHSHLEPLGGSPVPVKKSAIVFDDDLDEADDDLAEEEIIEDDTDDLDEEDMDDSDMYEDE, translated from the coding sequence ATGAGTAAAAAATCAGGTTTTTCTGTAAAAGAAATTGTTGTTTATCCCGGTCAGGGAGTAGGTTCCGTAACGGAGATTACTAAACGGGAAATAGGCGGTGAAGTAATTGATTATTATGTTATCTATTTATCGGAATCGGATATGACGGTTCTTGTGCCTGTTACCGGAACGGAGCGGCTTGGAATACGCCGAATTGTAACAAAGGCGGAAGCTGAAGGAGCTTTAAAGTTTTTATCCGAAGTATTTGAACCTATACCGATTGATTGGAAAGCCCGATATCAAATGAATATGGACCTTTTTAAAAGCGGTGAAATTTTAAATACGGCTTCCGTTGTCCGCTCTCTTTATCAGCGCAGCAAAACAAAAGAGCTGCCGATTCAAGAACGAAAATTATACGATTCGGCATATCGAATTTTTCAAGACGAAATTGCCGCCGCAATGAAACTTTCAAAATCCGAAGCGGAATCGCTTATTCATTCTCATTTGGAGCCGCTCGGAGGAAGTCCCGTTCCCGTAAAAAAATCGGCAATTGTATTCGATGATGATTTGGATGAAGCCGATGATGACCTTGCAGAAGAAGAAATAATCGAAGATGATACCGATGATTTAGATGAAGAGGATATGGACGATTCGGACATGTATGAAGACGAATAA
- a CDS encoding outer membrane lipoprotein-sorting protein has protein sequence MKTKKIFISFFILIVSCFLFAEVPSTEQMYKIFEEVFEGMNFTDDFTCSVSLIAEKPQTPKAVYQYKLYRRDSSDQTTLVLLAPEVDKGQGYLQEKNNLWFYDPISHQFTHSSIKKNLNDTDAKVSDVKKKAKFKDTHEIKKIEEAKVGKVEVYAVTAKTLSRDASYSEEKYFIKKTEPLILKIESYGASGRLMRTTLIPKYVKLGKANLPVHQIYINEINKGDKTTQIFSDFDTSKIPDVVFTKAYLEKIN, from the coding sequence ATGAAGACAAAAAAAATATTTATAAGTTTTTTTATTTTAATTGTAAGCTGTTTTTTGTTTGCCGAAGTTCCGAGCACGGAACAAATGTATAAAATTTTTGAAGAAGTTTTTGAAGGAATGAATTTTACCGACGATTTTACTTGTTCGGTTTCGCTGATTGCCGAAAAACCTCAAACCCCTAAAGCCGTATATCAATATAAATTGTACAGGCGGGATTCTTCAGACCAAACGACGCTTGTTTTACTTGCTCCTGAGGTTGATAAGGGGCAGGGATACTTGCAGGAAAAAAATAATCTTTGGTTTTATGACCCGATTTCGCACCAGTTTACACACTCTTCTATTAAGAAAAATTTAAACGATACGGACGCAAAGGTTTCCGATGTTAAGAAAAAAGCGAAATTTAAAGATACGCACGAGATAAAAAAAATAGAAGAAGCCAAGGTCGGTAAGGTGGAAGTATATGCGGTAACTGCAAAGACCTTATCGAGGGACGCCTCATATTCTGAAGAAAAGTATTTTATAAAAAAAACCGAACCCCTTATTTTAAAAATTGAAAGTTACGGTGCAAGCGGAAGACTTATGCGCACGACCCTTATTCCCAAATACGTAAAATTGGGAAAGGCCAATCTTCCCGTTCACCAAATTTATATAAACGAAATAAATAAGGGCGATAAAACAACGCAGATTTTTTCCGATTTCGATACTTCCAAAATACCCGATGTGGTGTTTACAAAGGCTTATTTGGAAAAAATAAACTGA
- a CDS encoding ABC transporter permease: MNILKIAFRNLNRQKRRSILLVVAVAFGFFIVTFIDGFSQGAMKSLEYQLAKIIGGHVSIAGAQKSSDKNEDDSAEEYLDSYEFIEKVIAETGIKPMYVTRRSELDSTLIFEGKDFSQLILGCDFDKEKLLKDSISFKEGSWETMKAENAILISEQTAENFNIRFNDILLCETKTSSGKLTVAEFQVRGISLSTSITGQVSVYANKVYINKITESPENRFHAYSIFLENANMQETVADMLEKKISEYAPVTNRMQARLLNRQRPINDLTRQLNHGKWEGTKYMVVSMYDASPEIATLIIYVQTASFVILLVLLLITMIGISNTFRMIVHERKSEIGTMRSCGVKRMNIRFLFISEAVMLSIIGSISGIALAIIAMQAVSFIPIASSSALSLFTKDGYFSWNLSFLSVTAKFSLMIFLTLLAAVSSAGRAANMVPAEAMRVGK; encoded by the coding sequence ATGAATATTTTAAAGATAGCATTTAGAAATTTAAACAGACAAAAACGGCGCAGTATACTGCTGGTAGTTGCCGTAGCTTTCGGATTTTTTATCGTAACCTTTATTGACGGCTTTTCTCAAGGCGCAATGAAGAGTTTGGAATATCAGCTTGCAAAAATAATAGGGGGGCATGTTTCGATAGCCGGAGCTCAAAAATCAAGCGATAAAAATGAAGATGACTCTGCGGAAGAGTATCTTGATTCGTATGAATTTATCGAAAAGGTAATTGCCGAAACGGGTATAAAGCCTATGTACGTAACCCGCCGCTCCGAGCTTGACAGTACGCTTATTTTTGAAGGAAAAGACTTTTCTCAATTGATTTTAGGCTGCGATTTTGATAAAGAAAAATTGTTAAAAGACAGTATTTCTTTTAAAGAAGGAAGCTGGGAAACTATGAAGGCGGAAAATGCGATTTTAATTTCGGAGCAAACTGCGGAAAATTTTAATATACGTTTTAACGATATTCTTTTGTGCGAAACGAAAACCTCTTCCGGTAAATTAACGGTAGCCGAATTTCAAGTTAGGGGAATAAGCCTTTCAACATCAATTACAGGGCAAGTTTCCGTTTACGCAAACAAGGTTTACATAAACAAAATTACCGAATCGCCTGAAAACAGATTTCACGCCTACAGTATATTTTTGGAAAATGCAAATATGCAGGAAACGGTTGCCGATATGCTTGAAAAAAAGATTTCCGAATATGCACCGGTTACAAACAGAATGCAGGCAAGGCTTTTAAACCGGCAGCGTCCTATAAATGACCTTACGCGGCAGCTTAATCACGGAAAATGGGAGGGTACAAAATATATGGTAGTCTCTATGTATGATGCATCTCCCGAGATTGCTACATTAATTATTTATGTACAGACGGCGAGCTTTGTAATACTTCTTGTTCTTTTACTTATAACTATGATAGGTATTTCAAATACTTTCAGAATGATTGTACACGAAAGAAAAAGTGAAATAGGTACTATGCGCTCTTGCGGAGTAAAACGTATGAACATAAGGTTTTTGTTTATTTCGGAAGCTGTGATGCTTTCGATAATAGGCTCCATATCCGGTATTGCACTTGCAATTATAGCGATGCAGGCCGTTTCCTTTATTCCGATTGCAAGTTCTTCCGCCCTTTCACTTTTTACAAAAGACGGGTATTTCAGCTGGAACTTGTCGTTTCTTTCCGTAACGGCTAAATTTTCACTAATGATTTTTTTAACATTACTTGCCGCTGTATCTTCCGCAGGCAGGGCTGCAAATATGGTGCCTGCCGAAGCTATGCGCGTAGGGAAATAA
- a CDS encoding FtsX-like permease family protein produces the protein MNKTITKMALKNIFSNKAKTLITLSLIGLGTFLIILGLGLLNFAEEQTKNVCISDFTGHILITGKPENDKSFVELVGVSGISVGRGSLKMPYLPQKEKIYSKLKTVDGVLSFTPSAVSQHNTLKPVNLPDSWEADNKKNGFPPFTNCLGIEPESYKKMFDTIQVYEGSFPQQNNEEFFLMPKSTKEAFEKYFERELKIGDEIVITAYGEKTKTKKVRITGFFNYAHPDTDIGRISYCDINSCRMLAGMIMGAKVATEIPSSIDLSLSGKSEEDLFGSEENMFDEKADVSGKGLTEADVENILGSTELRDSLNMADTEAWHHIAIKLKNGFFTEQTADELNKWFLNEDIKAQALLWDKGMASYSARINATKKMLTVILVLLSVVVLIVIMNTLVVSVMERTSEIGTMRAIGAKKGFVKKNILCGIFFYVVYRCRGRNYFSLNYGYNF, from the coding sequence ATGAATAAAACAATTACTAAAATGGCTTTAAAAAATATTTTTTCCAATAAGGCGAAAACGCTTATAACTTTGTCGTTAATAGGATTGGGTACTTTTTTAATTATACTCGGTTTGGGCCTTTTAAATTTTGCCGAAGAACAAACTAAAAATGTCTGTATAAGCGATTTTACGGGGCATATTTTAATTACGGGAAAGCCTGAAAACGATAAATCTTTTGTAGAGCTTGTAGGAGTAAGCGGAATTTCAGTAGGCAGGGGTTCCCTTAAAATGCCGTATCTTCCCCAAAAGGAAAAAATTTATTCCAAATTAAAAACTGTGGACGGGGTGCTTTCTTTTACACCGAGTGCGGTTTCTCAACACAATACTTTAAAACCCGTAAACCTTCCCGATTCATGGGAAGCCGATAATAAAAAAAACGGATTTCCTCCCTTTACTAACTGCCTTGGTATTGAGCCTGAAAGTTATAAAAAAATGTTCGATACGATACAAGTTTACGAAGGCTCTTTTCCTCAACAAAATAACGAAGAATTTTTTCTTATGCCTAAAAGCACCAAAGAAGCCTTTGAAAAATATTTTGAAAGGGAATTAAAAATCGGAGATGAGATTGTTATTACAGCTTACGGTGAAAAAACCAAAACTAAAAAGGTTCGCATTACGGGCTTTTTTAACTATGCGCACCCAGATACCGATATAGGCAGAATAAGTTATTGCGATATAAACTCTTGCAGAATGTTGGCGGGTATGATAATGGGAGCAAAGGTTGCAACGGAAATTCCTTCTTCGATAGACTTAAGTCTTTCAGGTAAATCCGAAGAAGACCTTTTCGGCTCCGAAGAAAATATGTTTGATGAAAAGGCCGATGTTTCGGGAAAGGGCTTAACCGAAGCCGATGTGGAAAATATTTTGGGCAGTACCGAATTGCGCGACAGTCTTAATATGGCGGATACGGAGGCTTGGCACCATATTGCGATAAAGTTAAAAAACGGATTTTTTACGGAGCAAACTGCCGACGAATTAAATAAATGGTTTCTTAACGAGGATATTAAAGCTCAAGCTCTTCTTTGGGATAAGGGTATGGCCTCATATTCGGCCAGAATAAACGCGACAAAAAAAATGCTTACGGTTATTTTAGTTCTTCTTTCAGTGGTGGTGTTAATCGTAATTATGAATACCCTTGTAGTTTCGGTTATGGAACGTACTTCAGAAATAGGCACAATGCGGGCAATAGGAGCAAAAAAAGGTTTTGTAAAAAAAAATATTTTATGCGGAATCTTTTTTTATGTCGTTTACCGGTGCAGGGGCAGGAATTATTTTAGCCTTAATTACGGCTATAATTTTTAA
- a CDS encoding ABC transporter ATP-binding protein, producing the protein MSIVQAKNLRKTYPLGKLEVEAVKGVNFSVEQGEFVSISGPSGSGKSTILNMIGLIDTPTEGELFINNNSIYGKSDFASLSKRKNKKVKISSKLDKKMTILRHEYLGFIFQSFNLIPVLNVYENIEFPLLFGKAKESKEKQKEWIRYLIDKVGLTDWTHHKSNELSGGQRQRVAIARALVTKPSIVLADEPTANLDSKTGDQILELMKEVNKELKTTFIFSTHDAKIVNLTEHRIKILDGNIVEDIKISA; encoded by the coding sequence ATGAGTATTGTACAAGCTAAAAATTTACGTAAAACCTATCCTCTGGGTAAACTTGAAGTTGAAGCGGTAAAGGGGGTAAATTTTTCCGTGGAACAGGGGGAATTTGTTTCCATTTCGGGGCCTTCAGGTTCCGGGAAGTCCACTATTTTAAATATGATAGGTTTAATCGATACTCCGACTGAAGGAGAGCTTTTTATAAATAATAACAGCATTTACGGTAAAAGCGATTTTGCTTCGCTTTCAAAAAGAAAAAATAAAAAGGTTAAAATCTCTTCAAAATTGGATAAAAAGATGACAATATTAAGGCATGAATATTTAGGTTTTATTTTTCAATCTTTTAATCTTATTCCGGTTTTAAATGTTTATGAAAATATCGAATTTCCTCTTCTTTTCGGCAAGGCAAAGGAATCAAAAGAAAAACAAAAAGAATGGATTCGTTATTTAATCGATAAGGTAGGTTTAACGGATTGGACACATCATAAATCCAATGAACTTTCAGGCGGACAAAGACAGCGTGTTGCGATTGCCCGAGCCCTGGTTACAAAGCCTTCAATAGTATTGGCGGACGAGCCTACGGCAAACCTTGATTCGAAGACGGGAGACCAAATTTTGGAGTTAATGAAAGAAGTAAATAAAGAGTTAAAAACAACTTTTATCTTTTCCACTCACGATGCGAAAATAGTAAATTTGACTGAGCACCGCATTAAAATTTTGGACGGTAACATTGTGGAAGATATAAAAATTTCCGCATAA
- a CDS encoding DUF3160 domain-containing protein, which produces MCNYIFSKFTELRYAALKTVCIYIAILFVFLSFVLGSCKGSGDDKAVSVSDNIGSKAENSNDNLQKDVKAVLEKEPPVTIYLPLEKKAPKARAHQKYLNDKLIFMPLSQEEFKTEKTAVVGSKVCMFYPLENTEIENIKSNADLKKLPKGIPVPFSTVIPILGEPVKSAADEEDDTGFFEFQDNVNLFYKTELNGKTGLVFGADLILNEDLKMNKIISMLYKTNGRPSEFYPICGFNYLSALERNMLEEKRLIFQNVNKKEYGLDSFSPDDMISLYQNHLSSIFKSDYKEDPVFITTDLIAHSQHLVFDRLLQYCEETFFMPKLETLVTLFLKDLEKVNTSSAITAKEETLEKAKLYFLTAQALLKLSGQPKKGEDKYGNDEIIYEEPDKETVLKEYPDKVRKEIELIYGAEGLMRSEIFTFADKNYMSEDYSQYKPRGHYTKNKKLEAYFRAMMWFGHIHFLIADKGPKVLSQNGQEASGSEDLTMNMEPIALLITETVKNNEKLYTEWCNLFEPITALIGLSDDLSFKEVLPLWGEYNVKNFKEWSSDKKNLIAFMKDAHKKLKPPAIAGSSVFYSPSEGTEEERRPPMGWRLFGQRFVLDSFIHHSVSAPRLTGIDENGNNIGRGMVSGLDIMKALGSKAADFLLQDEYRKFKLLKPILDGFERAILSNPEKVLGHTYYSRVLNGISLLAQFEQGAGFYFTETPEWNRKSLLSAHGAWAELRHDTILYAKMSGAEYGGGYDEEATFRTEEVPHLVHYIEPNLPFFKNTANSIGLLSNVLGGYGLIDESVQDILKNFETLCKKAAEIVELEIQDKPVSKEDIKWIASIPFELVRIVLIAAPSGSELDENLLKSALVADVFTNHETGTALETATGIPYRIYVPLNDAQGGKRVAVGYCFNYYEFKQPVYNRLNDEQWKEKVYTDNFADILEDSKPDWAKNIALPAKD; this is translated from the coding sequence ATGTGTAATTATATTTTTAGTAAATTCACCGAATTACGGTATGCGGCTTTAAAAACCGTTTGTATTTATATTGCGATATTGTTTGTATTTTTAAGCTTTGTTTTAGGCTCATGCAAAGGGAGCGGAGATGATAAGGCCGTATCCGTTTCCGACAACATAGGTTCGAAGGCCGAGAATTCAAATGATAATCTGCAAAAAGATGTTAAGGCCGTTTTAGAAAAAGAACCTCCCGTAACTATATATTTACCGCTTGAAAAAAAAGCCCCGAAAGCGCGTGCTCATCAAAAATATCTTAACGATAAACTTATCTTTATGCCTCTTTCGCAGGAAGAATTTAAAACCGAAAAGACGGCAGTTGTCGGAAGCAAGGTTTGTATGTTTTATCCGCTTGAAAATACGGAAATTGAAAATATAAAAAGCAATGCCGATTTAAAAAAACTTCCGAAAGGTATTCCTGTTCCGTTTTCAACTGTTATTCCCATTTTAGGAGAGCCTGTTAAAAGTGCCGCGGACGAAGAAGATGATACGGGCTTTTTTGAATTTCAAGATAATGTAAACCTGTTTTATAAAACCGAACTGAATGGAAAAACAGGCTTGGTTTTCGGTGCGGACCTTATATTAAATGAAGACCTTAAGATGAATAAAATCATTTCAATGCTGTATAAAACAAACGGACGCCCCTCCGAGTTTTATCCGATATGCGGTTTTAATTATCTTTCGGCTCTTGAAAGGAATATGCTTGAAGAAAAAAGGCTTATTTTTCAAAACGTAAACAAAAAAGAATATGGGCTTGACTCTTTTAGCCCCGACGATATGATTTCTCTTTATCAAAATCATTTATCCTCCATATTTAAATCCGATTATAAAGAAGACCCCGTTTTTATAACTACGGATTTAATTGCACATTCTCAGCACTTGGTTTTTGACCGGCTTTTGCAGTATTGTGAAGAAACGTTTTTTATGCCGAAATTGGAAACTTTGGTTACTCTTTTCTTAAAAGATTTGGAGAAGGTAAATACTTCCTCCGCCATAACTGCAAAAGAAGAAACCCTGGAAAAAGCAAAACTTTATTTTCTTACGGCACAAGCCCTTCTTAAATTGAGCGGACAGCCTAAAAAAGGTGAGGATAAGTACGGTAACGACGAAATTATTTATGAAGAACCGGATAAAGAAACCGTGCTTAAAGAATATCCCGATAAGGTGCGAAAGGAAATAGAGCTTATATACGGTGCCGAAGGACTGATGCGGTCTGAAATTTTTACCTTTGCCGATAAAAATTATATGAGCGAGGATTATTCGCAGTATAAACCGCGGGGACATTATACAAAAAATAAAAAACTTGAAGCTTATTTTAGAGCTATGATGTGGTTCGGTCATATTCATTTTTTAATTGCCGATAAGGGGCCTAAAGTTTTATCTCAAAACGGACAGGAGGCTTCCGGGTCGGAAGACCTTACGATGAATATGGAGCCTATTGCTCTTTTAATAACCGAAACCGTAAAAAACAATGAAAAGCTTTATACCGAATGGTGTAATTTATTTGAGCCGATAACGGCTTTAATAGGCTTATCCGATGATTTATCGTTTAAAGAGGTATTGCCCTTATGGGGGGAATACAATGTAAAAAATTTTAAAGAATGGAGTTCGGATAAAAAAAATCTTATAGCCTTTATGAAAGATGCTCATAAAAAGCTTAAGCCTCCTGCAATTGCAGGTTCTTCGGTTTTTTATTCTCCTTCCGAAGGTACCGAAGAAGAAAGACGGCCTCCTATGGGCTGGCGTTTATTCGGTCAAAGGTTTGTTTTAGATTCTTTTATACATCATTCCGTAAGCGCACCGCGTTTAACGGGCATTGACGAAAACGGCAATAATATAGGCAGAGGTATGGTAAGCGGTTTGGATATAATGAAGGCTCTCGGTTCAAAAGCGGCGGATTTTCTTTTACAGGACGAGTATAGAAAATTTAAGTTATTAAAACCGATATTGGACGGTTTTGAAAGGGCAATCCTGTCAAATCCGGAAAAAGTTTTAGGCCATACTTATTACTCAAGGGTTTTAAACGGTATTTCTCTTCTTGCGCAATTTGAACAGGGGGCAGGTTTTTATTTTACCGAAACACCTGAATGGAACAGGAAGAGTTTACTTTCCGCACATGGGGCTTGGGCTGAACTTAGACATGATACTATTTTATATGCAAAGATGAGCGGTGCGGAATACGGAGGAGGTTACGATGAAGAAGCGACATTTAGAACCGAAGAAGTTCCTCATTTAGTCCATTATATTGAACCCAATTTACCGTTTTTTAAAAATACCGCAAATTCAATCGGTCTTCTTTCAAATGTATTGGGCGGTTACGGCTTAATTGACGAATCCGTGCAGGATATTTTAAAAAATTTTGAAACGCTTTGTAAAAAGGCTGCCGAAATTGTAGAGCTTGAAATTCAAGATAAACCCGTATCGAAAGAAGATATAAAATGGATTGCCTCAATTCCTTTCGAGCTTGTTCGTATTGTACTTATTGCCGCTCCGTCGGGAAGCGAACTCGATGAAAATCTTCTCAAATCGGCATTGGTTGCCGATGTGTTTACAAATCACGAAACCGGAACCGCATTGGAAACCGCAACAGGTATTCCGTATAGAATTTATGTTCCGCTTAATGATGCGCAAGGAGGAAAACGCGTTGCCGTAGGTTATTGTTTTAACTATTACGAATTTAAACAGCCCGTTTACAATCGCTTAAATGATGAACAATGGAAAGAAAAAGTATATACGGACAATTTTGCGGATATACTTGAAGACAGCAAACCTGATTGGGCAAAAAATATTGCTTTACCCGCAAAGGATTGA
- a CDS encoding L-threonylcarbamoyladenylate synthase has translation MLIQKDGADSADIAASFLKSGKVIIIPTDTIYGFSGIVPYTKREIFKIKRRPPSKELITLIAEPEDIFNYTSSSVPKELFGLWPAPLTLIVKDTENGGTSAFRCPDDDWLRSVIKKTGAPIYSTSVNYSAFPALTKIEDIKKEFEDIIPLIVDGGKVYNDKICAASTIISLVGEKPAVIREGAVETDFLFNTKY, from the coding sequence ATGCTTATTCAAAAAGACGGGGCTGATTCTGCCGATATTGCGGCTTCTTTTTTAAAAAGCGGCAAGGTGATAATTATTCCTACCGATACGATATACGGGTTTTCGGGTATTGTTCCGTACACAAAGCGGGAAATTTTTAAAATTAAAAGACGGCCGCCTTCCAAGGAGCTTATTACCCTTATTGCGGAACCTGAAGATATTTTTAACTATACATCTTCGTCCGTTCCTAAAGAATTATTCGGCTTATGGCCCGCTCCTCTTACTTTGATTGTTAAAGATACGGAAAACGGAGGCACTTCGGCTTTTAGATGTCCCGATGACGATTGGCTTCGTTCCGTAATAAAAAAAACAGGGGCTCCTATTTATTCTACAAGCGTAAATTATTCGGCTTTTCCCGCATTGACGAAGATAGAGGATATAAAAAAAGAATTTGAAGATATAATTCCTCTGATTGTTGACGGAGGGAAAGTCTATAACGATAAAATATGTGCCGCCTCTACCATAATAAGCCTTGTAGGGGAAAAACCGGCAGTTATACGGGAAGGTGCCGTCGAAACGGATTTTTTATTTAACACAAAGTATTGA
- a CDS encoding septum formation initiator family protein → MKIYFRVVVPVFITVLSYSILTLFFGAKGIYSKRFMEVQRDALIEHVNSLNKTGFELDGYIKNLTYNPETIAVYAHELGYIYENEGIIKLVNFNSGFGKTFNPGAVLKISKPHFLSDYVCKTIAVSMGIIAVIFEMFAVKKDAYSKRRG, encoded by the coding sequence ATGAAAATATATTTTAGGGTAGTTGTACCCGTTTTTATTACCGTTCTTAGTTACAGTATCCTTACACTATTTTTCGGAGCTAAGGGAATTTATTCAAAGCGGTTTATGGAAGTACAAAGAGATGCGCTGATTGAACATGTTAATTCTTTAAATAAAACCGGGTTTGAACTTGACGGTTATATAAAGAATTTAACGTATAATCCGGAAACAATTGCGGTTTATGCTCATGAGTTGGGATATATATATGAAAATGAAGGAATTATAAAACTGGTTAATTTTAATTCAGGCTTCGGTAAAACTTTTAATCCCGGGGCCGTGCTTAAAATTTCAAAACCTCATTTTCTTTCGGATTATGTATGTAAGACAATTGCCGTTTCTATGGGGATTATTGCGGTAATTTTCGAGATGTTTGCGGTTAAAAAAGATGCTTATTCAAAAAGACGGGGCTGA